In the genome of Pseudomonadota bacterium, one region contains:
- a CDS encoding glycoside hydrolase family 57 protein, producing the protein MDNIYLSFIWHMHQPYYKNLYNGEYLLPWVLLHGTKDYYDMPFLLKEFEGIRQNFNFVPSLLLQLIDYEDLNVKDTYLEIFKKTPKELSENEKIFLLVNFFNANWDNMIRPFPRYYELLRKRGFYYPQEHIKDILGYFNDEDYQDTQVLFFLSWIDPLFYEHYDDLKYLKSKGKGYGEDDKRILENVQKDILKGIIPLCKELSLNGNIELSTSPFYHPIIPLLIDNRIARDAMPECSLPEKLFASPKDASAQISKAKDFFYHVFEFNSKGMWPPEGSVSVDALQLYMEHDVEWVATDEEILYRSLNQEGRRDNEGFLINPEVLYKPYRFEKSGKEINIIFRDKYLSDLISFHYSKSDPKDAATDLIRRIKKIGESVKDKIRKPLVAIVMDGENAWESYRNDGRDFFNYLYEGILKEKDIICQTVSEILKDTKDVGTLSHCFAGSWISNNFSIWIGHIEDNTSWTLLSETRDFLEAKDPDGLNKNAWESLYIAEGSDWNWWYGDEHSSDSDEIFDFLFRENLSNIYRFLGEEPPEKLSIPVILKDREVKPTIEPMNFIHPKIDGGVSNYFEWMGSGFLEGKGHGAAMHDSVLLMKGFYFGFDEHSLYMRVDIDKSFIQNINDISFEITVAGKSTFEMVYHVKGRVIESPLPIKAAFSAILEMEVDFESLGVTAGDKINIWSSLKMKEMLVDRIPVRGYITAKVPSKDFEMEMWYV; encoded by the coding sequence ATGGATAATATCTACCTGTCATTCATCTGGCATATGCATCAACCGTATTATAAAAACCTGTACAATGGCGAATATCTGCTCCCCTGGGTTTTGCTTCACGGCACAAAAGACTACTATGATATGCCTTTTTTGCTAAAGGAATTTGAAGGTATACGACAGAATTTTAATTTTGTCCCATCACTATTGCTGCAGCTTATTGATTATGAAGATTTAAACGTAAAAGATACATATCTGGAGATATTCAAAAAGACACCTAAGGAACTTTCGGAAAATGAAAAAATATTTTTATTGGTGAATTTTTTTAATGCAAACTGGGACAATATGATAAGACCTTTTCCGAGGTATTATGAACTGTTACGGAAGAGGGGATTCTATTATCCCCAGGAGCATATTAAGGATATTTTAGGGTATTTTAACGATGAAGATTATCAGGATACACAGGTTTTGTTTTTTCTTTCCTGGATTGATCCGTTGTTTTATGAGCATTATGATGATTTGAAATATCTAAAATCTAAAGGCAAGGGATACGGCGAAGATGATAAGCGTATTTTAGAAAATGTTCAAAAAGATATATTAAAAGGCATTATCCCGTTGTGCAAAGAGCTTTCATTAAATGGCAACATAGAGCTATCCACATCGCCTTTTTATCATCCTATAATCCCGCTTTTAATCGATAACAGGATTGCACGGGATGCGATGCCTGAATGCAGCTTGCCTGAAAAACTCTTTGCCAGTCCGAAAGATGCATCAGCCCAGATCAGCAAGGCAAAAGATTTTTTTTATCATGTGTTTGAATTTAATTCAAAAGGGATGTGGCCTCCGGAAGGCTCTGTAAGTGTTGATGCCCTTCAATTGTACATGGAGCATGATGTGGAATGGGTTGCAACGGATGAGGAAATCCTTTACAGAAGTTTGAATCAGGAGGGCCGAAGAGACAATGAGGGTTTTCTTATAAACCCTGAAGTGTTATACAAGCCATACCGCTTTGAGAAATCAGGTAAAGAAATCAATATTATTTTCAGGGATAAATATTTATCCGATCTTATTTCCTTCCATTATTCCAAATCAGATCCCAAAGATGCAGCAACAGATTTAATAAGAAGGATAAAAAAAATAGGAGAATCTGTAAAAGACAAGATCCGGAAGCCTCTTGTGGCAATTGTTATGGATGGAGAAAATGCATGGGAAAGCTACAGAAACGATGGAAGAGATTTTTTTAATTATCTTTATGAGGGTATACTGAAGGAAAAAGATATTATTTGCCAGACAGTTTCTGAGATACTTAAAGATACAAAAGATGTCGGCACATTGTCACACTGTTTTGCAGGCTCATGGATCAGCAATAATTTTTCCATATGGATTGGTCATATAGAGGATAATACAAGTTGGACTTTGCTTTCCGAGACAAGAGATTTTTTGGAAGCGAAGGACCCGGATGGGCTGAATAAAAATGCATGGGAATCCCTTTATATTGCCGAAGGCAGTGATTGGAACTGGTGGTACGGCGACGAGCATTCATCTGATAGTGACGAAATATTCGATTTTCTCTTTCGTGAGAACCTCTCAAATATATATAGATTTTTGGGTGAGGAGCCTCCCGAAAAACTAAGCATCCCAGTAATACTCAAGGATAGGGAAGTAAAACCTACAATAGAACCTATGAACTTTATACATCCAAAAATAGATGGAGGGGTATCGAACTATTTTGAATGGATGGGATCAGGTTTTCTGGAAGGTAAGGGGCATGGGGCTGCAATGCATGATTCTGTTTTACTCATGAAGGGGTTCTATTTTGGATTTGATGAACACTCACTGTATATGAGAGTAGATATTGATAAATCGTTTATCCAGAATATTAATGATATTTCTTTTGAAATAACTGTTGCAGGAAAAAGTACATTTGAAATGGTTTACCATGTCAAAGGGAGAGTAATCGAAAGCCCTTTACCTATTAAAGCCGCCTTCTCTGCAATTCTGGAAATGGAAGTTGATTTTGAATCTCTTGGTGTTACTGCCGGTGACAAGATCAATATATGGTCTTCCTTGAAAATGAAAGAGATGCTGGTAGATAGAATTCCTGTAAGGGGCTATATCACAGCCAAGGTGCCTTCAAAGGATTTTGAGATGGAAATGTGGTATGTATAG
- a CDS encoding AAA family ATPase: MDIPYLEYFGLNEKPFGLTPDPHFYYESITHREAVDHLKFFLSQKEGFASIYGDVGTGKTVLSRIFIDSLDKSIYNTALILNPIMDEKEFLHEILKELNISHDNLSKKEMFDTFQSYLLEEFREGKETIIIIDESQLLSDEMLEFIRILSNLETEKEKILHTILLGQQELIEKLKEPRMRYLSQRITVIYRLKPLSLREVNLYITHRLLKAGSKGFLQFKDDAIKLIYSASKGYPRLINVICDRCLLLLYSKSERTVDESIVNTVLKEESISTLADMTKVNKRLPSLPYLVAALIAITLLALSLTNLISVETIFHNILPSHIYRGGIK; encoded by the coding sequence ATGGACATCCCATATCTGGAATACTTTGGTCTTAATGAAAAACCCTTTGGACTGACGCCTGACCCGCATTTTTATTATGAGTCCATCACACACAGAGAAGCCGTTGACCATCTGAAGTTTTTCCTGTCCCAGAAAGAAGGATTTGCTTCAATTTACGGCGACGTAGGTACAGGAAAAACCGTTTTATCCCGTATATTCATAGATTCTCTTGATAAATCAATATATAATACTGCTCTTATTTTAAACCCGATAATGGATGAAAAGGAGTTTTTGCATGAAATTTTAAAGGAACTCAATATTTCTCATGATAATTTATCAAAAAAAGAGATGTTTGATACATTTCAGTCGTACCTTCTTGAAGAATTCAGAGAGGGAAAAGAAACCATAATTATTATTGATGAGTCACAATTACTTTCAGATGAAATGCTTGAATTCATAAGAATTCTTTCAAATCTTGAAACAGAAAAGGAAAAAATACTTCACACAATCCTTTTAGGGCAACAAGAATTGATAGAAAAATTAAAAGAACCGCGTATGAGGTATTTATCTCAAAGAATAACCGTCATATACAGACTTAAACCTCTTTCTTTGAGAGAGGTTAATCTTTATATTACCCACAGACTTCTAAAGGCAGGTTCTAAGGGATTTTTGCAATTCAAAGACGATGCAATCAAACTTATTTACTCTGCATCAAAAGGATATCCGAGGCTTATTAATGTCATCTGTGACAGATGTTTGCTTCTTCTCTATTCAAAATCCGAAAGGACAGTTGATGAAAGCATTGTGAATACGGTGCTTAAAGAGGAGAGCATCTCTACATTGGCAGATATGACTAAAGTAAATAAAAGACTTCCTTCGCTCCCTTATCTTGTAGCGGCATTAATTGCAATTACTCTTCTCGCACTATCCTTAACGAATTTGATTTCAGTAGAAACTATTTTTCATAACATATTACCATCTCATATATATCGTGGGGGCATTAAATGA
- a CDS encoding YfcE family phosphodiesterase — protein sequence MVKIGILADTHLDRATDGFKSAIKTIFSDIDIIIHAGDMIGMGVYEYLCNWDLKAVRGNMDNHDLKAILPDKRVEEINGKKIGIIHGKGPPYFVDMFVSTEFQDVDAIIFGHSHIPFHAKKGNIVMFNPGSFRKPYTPPGTAGIMEISDNEIVFRLLKLDDFYG from the coding sequence ATGGTAAAAATAGGAATTCTTGCTGACACACACCTTGATAGAGCCACTGATGGCTTTAAATCGGCAATAAAAACAATTTTTTCGGATATAGACATAATAATTCACGCAGGCGATATGATAGGAATGGGAGTTTATGAATATCTCTGTAACTGGGATCTGAAGGCTGTCAGAGGGAATATGGATAACCATGACCTGAAGGCTATTCTTCCGGATAAAAGGGTAGAAGAAATTAATGGTAAGAAGATAGGCATTATCCACGGCAAAGGCCCTCCATATTTTGTTGATATGTTTGTTTCCACTGAGTTTCAAGATGTTGATGCCATTATTTTTGGTCATTCACATATACCGTTTCATGCAAAAAAGGGTAATATAGTTATGTTTAACCCGGGTTCTTTCAGAAAACCCTATACCCCTCCAGGCACAGCGGGTATTATGGAAATTAGTGATAATGAAATAGTGTTCAGACTTCTTAAATTAGATGATTTTTATGGATAA
- the bamD gene encoding outer membrane protein assembly factor BamD — protein sequence MHKIIILVVACLLLFSCASKTPKKSENPGDIYVEGVNYLKMKKYDKAIDDFSYIRENFPFDPISFIASVKLGDVYFAKKEYILASGVYEDFFNTHPEDENIPYVLTRLGECYEKLSLSFDRDQAYTLKAIERYVYLKNRFPASSYTKDTDLKLKILSQKLADRELYVGEFYYRTDQYNASILRLEYFLKKFSYAKGIDKALYYLSMSYRAIGNFQKGDFYSDILKKEYPKSLFAKAAARERRSLQLAKADKALPIEGTKKKEIELEPQPIKTKAEEQEGKLAFFDETKPIDIVSDTMEGFDKEKYVIFKGSVIARQEDLFIFSDIIEAHMNEVTNEIEKAYAKGNVKIVKKERTATCNEAEFNNTKAEIILKGNVIVYSGLDKLTGEIVTYYVDEDRVVVEGEKEKKAHITVTPK from the coding sequence ATGCATAAAATTATAATCCTTGTAGTGGCATGTCTATTATTATTTTCATGCGCTTCCAAAACACCTAAAAAATCTGAAAATCCTGGCGATATTTACGTAGAGGGCGTCAATTATCTGAAAATGAAAAAATATGATAAAGCCATAGACGATTTCTCTTACATAAGGGAAAATTTTCCTTTTGACCCGATTTCTTTTATAGCATCGGTTAAGCTTGGAGATGTATACTTTGCGAAAAAAGAATACATTCTCGCATCAGGTGTATATGAAGATTTCTTTAATACCCACCCTGAAGATGAAAATATCCCTTATGTACTTACAAGGCTTGGTGAGTGTTATGAAAAGCTGTCCCTTTCTTTTGATAGAGACCAGGCATATACTTTAAAAGCAATTGAAAGATACGTTTACTTAAAAAACCGTTTTCCTGCAAGCAGTTACACAAAAGATACTGATCTAAAATTAAAAATACTGAGTCAGAAACTTGCTGACCGTGAGTTGTATGTCGGTGAGTTCTATTATAGAACAGACCAGTATAACGCATCCATTTTGAGGCTTGAATATTTCCTGAAAAAATTTTCTTACGCTAAGGGCATAGACAAGGCACTCTATTATCTAAGTATGTCATATAGAGCGATTGGGAATTTCCAAAAAGGTGATTTTTACTCTGATATCCTTAAAAAAGAATACCCGAAAAGCTTGTTCGCAAAAGCAGCTGCAAGAGAAAGAAGGAGTCTCCAATTAGCAAAGGCTGACAAAGCACTACCCATTGAGGGAACCAAAAAAAAAGAGATTGAATTAGAGCCTCAGCCAATAAAAACAAAAGCAGAAGAACAAGAGGGAAAACTCGCATTTTTTGATGAGACTAAACCAATTGATATAGTTTCCGACACCATGGAAGGTTTTGATAAAGAGAAATATGTAATTTTTAAGGGAAGTGTTATTGCAAGACAGGAAGATCTTTTTATCTTCTCCGATATTATTGAAGCTCATATGAATGAAGTTACAAATGAAATTGAAAAAGCCTATGCAAAGGGAAATGTTAAAATTGTAAAGAAAGAGCGTACAGCAACATGCAATGAAGCAGAATTTAATAATACAAAAGCCGAAATCATATTAAAGGGCAATGTAATTGTCTATTCCGGTCTGGACAAACTGACAGGTGAAATTGTAACTTACTACGTTGATGAGGACCGGGTTGTTGTCGAAGGCGAAAAAGAGAAAAAGGCACATATCACCGTAACACCTAAATAA
- the trxA gene encoding thioredoxin, with protein sequence MSNAKPVSDSEFAGVVLESTMPVLVDFWATWCGPCQTMGPILDTIAGEYEGKIKVLKINVDENPATPAKYGIRGIPTLILFNKGEIVDRIIGAQPKGSVDSLIKKVLG encoded by the coding sequence ATGAGTAATGCAAAACCAGTAAGTGATAGTGAATTTGCAGGTGTGGTCCTTGAATCTACTATGCCGGTTCTTGTAGATTTCTGGGCAACATGGTGCGGACCATGCCAGACAATGGGACCAATACTAGATACAATTGCAGGAGAATATGAGGGGAAGATAAAGGTTCTTAAGATTAATGTAGATGAAAATCCTGCTACTCCTGCAAAATATGGAATCAGAGGAATACCTACGTTGATTCTTTTCAATAAAGGTGAAATCGTTGACAGGATTATCGGTGCACAGCCAAAAGGGAGTGTTGATAGCCTGATTAAAAAGGTTTTAGGTTGA
- a CDS encoding response regulator produces MKKILIADKDMSLKDAFRVVFPSDEFDIIFTSNGKEVEKISEEYRPEIYILNTRLEKKDGTDVYKELKEKNMLQNVRLFFLKDEGIELNLSSYYDIDGVIEKPINFFRVHQMIDKEDILPEIKIANKVEDNEIQVATLTKERTIALEDELRNIIYDSIESIKMSIADRITPVICQYIEEQTKMILNNAAEKVIRDEMDKLLNLIRESRR; encoded by the coding sequence ATGAAAAAAATACTTATTGCAGACAAGGACATGAGCTTAAAGGATGCGTTCCGTGTTGTTTTTCCCAGCGATGAATTTGATATAATATTCACTTCAAATGGGAAAGAAGTAGAAAAAATATCAGAAGAATATCGGCCAGAAATATATATTCTTAATACCAGGCTTGAAAAAAAAGATGGTACAGATGTTTATAAAGAATTAAAAGAAAAAAATATGCTTCAGAACGTACGACTTTTTTTCTTGAAAGATGAGGGCATAGAATTAAATCTTTCCAGTTATTATGATATAGATGGAGTCATTGAAAAACCTATTAATTTTTTTAGAGTCCATCAAATGATAGATAAAGAAGACATCCTTCCTGAAATAAAAATTGCAAATAAAGTCGAAGATAATGAAATCCAAGTAGCTACTTTGACGAAAGAAAGAACAATCGCGCTTGAAGATGAGTTGAGAAATATTATTTATGATTCAATAGAAAGTATAAAGATGAGCATTGCAGATAGAATAACACCAGTGATCTGTCAATACATAGAAGAACAGACAAAAATGATTCTAAATAACGCAGCAGAAAAGGTCATACGGGATGAAATGGATAAGCTTTTAAACTTAATAAGAGAATCAAGAAGATAA
- a CDS encoding class I SAM-dependent methyltransferase: MQKGLNFFNIQYNEKTVNKLCSYALELKKWNERMNLTGLKEINRIVSELLYDAFFLYGYMQEMKSILDLGSGAGILAIPIAILNENFKIISVDKSLKKIQFQRHIKRTMHLKNFTAAYGRVEALDSMEVDAMLVKGFGSIEAILESGGRHIRTGGCAFILKGKGEDQVIYRGFELDYVMPYTLPVSDREYRLFVYKKQ, translated from the coding sequence ATGCAGAAAGGACTAAATTTTTTCAATATTCAGTATAATGAAAAAACAGTAAACAAACTATGCTCCTATGCTCTTGAACTTAAGAAATGGAATGAGCGCATGAACCTTACCGGCCTGAAAGAAATAAATCGTATTGTTAGCGAACTATTATATGATGCATTTTTTCTATATGGATATATGCAAGAAATGAAATCCATTCTTGATTTGGGTTCCGGTGCCGGAATTCTTGCAATTCCTATTGCGATATTGAATGAAAACTTTAAAATTATTTCAGTTGACAAAAGTCTGAAGAAGATCCAATTCCAAAGGCATATAAAAAGAACAATGCATTTAAAAAATTTTACAGCAGCATATGGCAGAGTAGAAGCGCTTGATTCTATGGAAGTAGATGCAATGCTTGTAAAAGGATTTGGCAGCATTGAGGCGATACTGGAAAGTGGAGGAAGACACATACGGACAGGAGGCTGTGCATTCATTCTAAAGGGTAAAGGTGAGGACCAGGTAATATATCGGGGTTTTGAATTGGATTATGTAATGCCTTATACCTTGCCGGTGAGTGACAGGGAATACCGGCTTTTTGTTTATAAAAAACAATGA
- a CDS encoding glycosyltransferase family 2 protein has translation MLISVIIPAYNEINTISYVLKKVEETPYNKEIIIVDDGSKDGTREYLSSRFSVHSSPLTPSATPAPGKGEGTFLTDVKVIFHEKNMGKGAAIRSGIKAAMGDIIIIQDADLEYDPKDYPTLFEPIIEGKADVVYGSRFLGGTHRVFYFWHYVGNKLITLASNMFTDLNLTDMETCYKAFKREMLDGIQIESNRFGFEPEITAKMAKKVCRIYEVPISYYGRSYEEGKKITWRDGVKAVFTIIKYNLFRK, from the coding sequence ATGCTTATATCCGTGATAATTCCAGCATATAATGAAATTAATACAATTTCCTATGTTTTAAAAAAAGTGGAAGAGACGCCCTATAATAAAGAAATTATTATAGTTGACGATGGCTCAAAAGACGGGACAAGGGAATACTTAAGTTCGCGATTCTCTGTTCATAGTTCACCATTAACCCCTTCTGCCACTCCAGCACCTGGTAAGGGTGAAGGAACTTTTTTAACTGATGTAAAGGTCATATTTCATGAAAAAAACATGGGTAAAGGCGCAGCTATCCGAAGTGGTATAAAAGCTGCCATGGGAGATATTATAATTATACAGGATGCGGACCTGGAGTATGATCCCAAAGATTACCCCACATTGTTTGAACCTATTATTGAGGGAAAGGCAGATGTTGTTTATGGATCGAGATTTTTGGGAGGAACCCATAGAGTATTTTATTTCTGGCACTATGTGGGCAATAAATTGATTACGCTTGCGTCTAACATGTTTACCGATCTAAATCTTACGGATATGGAGACATGTTATAAGGCTTTTAAGAGAGAGATGCTGGATGGGATACAGATAGAATCCAACAGGTTTGGTTTTGAACCTGAAATTACAGCAAAGATGGCAAAGAAAGTCTGCAGGATATACGAAGTGCCAATTTCTTATTACGGCAGAAGCTATGAAGAAGGAAAGAAAATTACCTGGAGAGATGGTGTAAAGGCTGTATTTACTATTATCAAATATAATCTTTTCAGGAAGTAA
- a CDS encoding PaaI family thioesterase yields MDIKKKEVYFKKVSEEPLAKLLDIKLKDVEDGYALCEMEYTEKMDNIYGNAHGGALFSLIDEAFEISSNSHENIAVALNMNVTYMKPPKKNTIITAESREINRTRRTATYNITVKDNDSLIAVCQALVYVKDQEIPFIN; encoded by the coding sequence GTGGATATCAAAAAGAAAGAGGTGTATTTCAAAAAAGTCAGCGAAGAACCGCTTGCTAAATTGCTTGATATAAAACTGAAGGATGTGGAAGATGGTTATGCCCTATGCGAGATGGAATATACGGAAAAAATGGACAATATCTATGGGAATGCACATGGAGGAGCCCTGTTTTCATTGATAGATGAAGCATTTGAGATATCGTCAAACAGCCACGAGAATATTGCTGTAGCTTTGAATATGAATGTTACATACATGAAGCCACCGAAGAAAAATACCATTATAACGGCTGAATCCAGGGAGATAAATAGAACAAGAAGAACAGCAACATATAATATTACCGTAAAGGATAACGACAGCCTGATTGCCGTATGTCAGGCGTTGGTATATGTGAAGGACCAGGAAATACCTTTCATCAATTAG